From the genome of Streptomyces sp. S4.7:
TGGCGCTCTGCTCCGCGTCCGAGTCGGCCGCCACCATGCTCACGGTCCGGTACGCCAAGTCCCAGCCGGGCATCAAGTCCAACGCCGTCGAGCCCGGCCCCACCGCCACCGACATGACCGCGGCCTTCGGAATCGGCAGGCCGCCTCAGGACAGTGCACGCGGTCGTCGTGCGGACGGCGACTCCCGGCGCGGACGGCCCGACGGGAACCCTCCGGGACGAGAACGGGGAACTGCCCTGGTAGGCGCGGGAGAACTGCCCCCCGACGGTCACTGCTGTTCCGTCACCGGATCCGCCTCCGCCTCCCTGCGTGCCGCCGGGGCCGGGCCCTCCGGGACGCCGGCGTCCCGGAGGGCCCGGGCCAGATCGCGGGCGCGTTCCTGCTCGTCCCGCGCCCTGTCGGCGAGCACCACCCGCGGCGGCCGACCGCCGTCCTCCGCGATGTGCCGGGCGAGGTCGCAGGCGAGCGCGCCGGCCCCGGAGTAACCGCCCAGCAGCAAGGAACGGCCCGCGGCGTACGAGGCCAGGGCGTCGCGCGCGCCGTCGGCGCCGGTGCGCAGCACCAGTAGTTCCTGGGGCCCGGGGTAGAGGTCGGACAGCAGGTCGTAGCAGGTGGCGGGCGCGCCCGGGGGCGGTATGAGACAGATGGTGCCCGCCCGCTCGTGCCCCGCCGCCCGCAGCGTGACCAGCGGGCCGACCCGCCTGGCCGCGACGCCCACGCCCGGGTGCGGTACGGCGCTGTCCTCCAGGATTCCGAGGACTTCGCCGACGGTCGTGTGCTCGCCCGCCGACAGGGAGAGAGTGCGCAGCAGCATGGCGCTCTGGGCGAGCAGTTCGGCGGCCGCGTCCGCGTTGAACAGGGCCCGGTCGTACACGCCCGTCAGGACCAGGCCGCCCGCGCTGTCGTGGTGGGCGAGCAGTCCGACGGGCGGCGCGCAGCGGGCCGGGACGGTGACGGGGAACTCGGCCTTGATGCCGTGGACGGCGAGTTCGGCCTCCAGGCCGTCCACCGGGTGCGGCGAGTCCTCGAAGACGACGACGGTGTCCGTGCATCCCGTGTCGCGGGATCCGCGCCCGTCCCAGGCGTGGATCCAGTCGCCGGGAACCCACTCGTAGGCGGCCAGGTCGAGGGCGCGCTCGCGCAGTTGCCGCAGCAGGTCGGGCAGGGTGGCCGCCGGGTCGACGTCGACGTGCATGGGCAGCGGGTTGCGCAGCGGGCCCGGCATCAGGGCGGCGCCGTCGAAGAGCACGCCTCTTCCCGAGACGGTCACCGTGAAGCGGACGGGGGCCGACGCGGTGGCGCCGGAGCCCCAGTGGATCAGCAGGGCCCAGACGGCCTGCAGCACGCTGCTCTCGGCGATACCCCAGGTGGCCGCCCAGCGCGTGAGGCGGGTGGTCTCGACGGAGTCCAGGCGCAGCCGGGTGTGACCGGTGCCGGTCAGGCCGGTGGGTCCGGCGGGCCGTCCCGGCCAGGAGGCCGCGCCGTCGGGCGGCGTACGGCCCGCCCAGAGGTCCTGGGCGGGACGGGGGTCCTGGGCGGCGGCCCAGGTGGTGTAGTCGCGCAGGTCGGGGCGGCGCTCACCACCGGGCAGAGTGCCACCGGCGAGATAGGCGCGGTAGAACTCGCGCAACAGGATGTTCGCGCTGCGGCTGTCGAGCAGGGCCCGGTGGTAGGTGACCAGGATCCAGATGGGTTCCTCGGGCGGGGCGGGCTCCCGCTCCAGCAGCGTCAGGCGCAGCGCGCCGGGGCGGCGCAGTTGGAAGCCGCGCAGCCGGTCCTGCTCCAGGAGGGCGGACCAGTCGCCGTCGCGGAAGGTCCGGCGGGCGATGTCGGGCGTGACCCGCTCGTGGACCACCAGCCGCGGTTCATCGTCGTCGGTGAACGCGGTGCGCAGGACGGTCTCGCAGTCCAGGACCGACTGCCAGGAGGCGGTGAAGCGCGCGGTGTCGAGCGGGCCGTGCCAGATCCAGACGAGTTGCTCGACGTGGCGTCCGGTGCCGGGCCGCGTGTCACCTCCCGCGTGCAGCGCTGCCTGCTGGGGGGTGGCCCGGAAGGCGGGCAGGACGCGGGCGGCGGGTGAGTCCGCCAACTCCGCCAGCAGCTTCCGCAGTTGGCGGGCGAGGGCGTGGACGGAGGTGTCGGTGACGCCCTCGTCGGGGTCGGTGGTCCAGTTGAGGTCGACGTACAGCCTGCCGTCGCGGACATGTGCGCGTACCTCGACGCGGTGGGTGGGCGGGGCGGAGCCGGGCGGCGGGTCGCCGAGGAGCAGACAGGTCTGTGCGGGTGGCATCTCGCGCAGCGCGCGGTGCGTCTGCGGGTCGGGGCTCCACTCACGGCAGGCCCCGAAGCCGGCGCCGGCGCCGGCCCGGCCGGCACAGGCGGCCAGGGAGTCCACGAGTGCCGTCAGCCGGCCGAGGGGGCCGAGGCCGGTGTCGAGGGTGAGCTGGACCGGGTACGGCTCGGCGAGCCGTCCGACGTGCCGCCGCAGACCGTGGCGGCCCGCCCGCGGATCGCCGAGTACGTCGAAGCCGACGGACCCGGATCCCTGCCGGTGGCCGAGGGCCAGGGCGAACACACCGATCAGCACCTCCCCGGTGGTCAACGCGAGCCGCCGGGCCAGTCCATGGGTGATCCGCTCGGTGATCTCCTCCGCCAGGACGAACCCGGCACGCCGCCGCACCTCGTCGGGGACGGCGCGCGGCGTGTCGCCCGGTTCGGACACCGGGGCGGCGCCGGACGCACCACCGCGGACGGGCGACGCGGCAGCATCGGGACGTTGCCCCAAAGCGGGTAACGGGGCGGGCTCGGAGGGATCACCCGACGCGAACACCGGTGCGGCACCGGGCCTTTCATCCGGTGCGGGGAGCGGGGTGGCACTGGGCGCATCGCCCGGTGCGGGAGATGGAGCCACGCCCAAGGCGTCGTCTCGTGCGACCACCGGGGCGGCGCCGGACGCTTCACCGCGCCCGGACGACGGGGCGGCGTCGTACGCATCACCCCGTCCAGACGCGGGGTCGGCGGCGGACGTATCGCCTTGCCCGGGCGTACCGGTGGGCAGGGCACGCGCGGTCTCACGGGATCTGCGCCCCGCGACTTGGGTCCAGTGCCGTGCTTCGGCGGTGTCACCGGCCAGCTCCCGCAGTTCGGCGAGCCAGTCGGTCAGTGCGTCGTCGCGTACGGGCTGCGGGCCACCGGTCGCCGTGCCGAGGGCGGCGGTCAGGTCGTCGAGCAGGATGCGCCGGGACGCGGTGTCCACGGCGAGTTCGTGGACGACCAGGGCGAGCCGGTCGGCACGCGGTCCGGCTGTACGGCGGTCCCTGGCGAGCACGGCCCGCAGCTGTGTCCCGGTGTGCGCGTCGAGCGTGCCGCCGGCCGATTCCAGCAGTGCGGCGTATCCGGCCTCGTCGGTGAACTCCCCCTCCGCCAGCGGATCCTGGCCGCCCGCGCTCGCGTCCGCGGCCCGCGCGGTGCGCCAGCCGTCCGTGGCGTCGAGGCGCGAGCGCAGTTGCGGGTGGGCGGCCACGACGTTCCGCAGCGCCTCGCGCAGCGCAGCCGTGTCCGGCACGGGCACCGGTTCGAGCAGCAGTACTTCGTAGCGGCGTTCGCCGGGGCGGGCGAGGGCCGCGCGCTGGGCGGGCGTCAGGGGGCGGTCGGCGGGCGGCGGCTGGGTGAGCCGGTCGGCGACGCGGCCCGCGATGAACGCGGCCGGTGCTCCGTGCGGTTCGGAGAACCGCAGGGTGTGGTGGTCGGGGCCGTGCCTCAGGAGCCGGTGCCGCCAGGCGGGCCGGCCCGCGTCCTCGGCGGTCAGCTCGCCCAGGAGGCGTTCGAGCGCCGCGGCGTCGAGCGGGCCGTGCAACTCGACGTCCCAGGGCGCGGGGTAAGGAGGCCGCCCGGGGTCGACGACCACGGATATCGGAGCGTGCGGGAAGTGGTGAGCAGTCATGGTGTCCGGGGGTGTGTGGTCAGCCGCGCGTGGCCGGGTCCCCGTCTCTCCCTTCTGCGAGCGCGAAAAGAGCGTGCGGGGAACGTGAACCGCCCGGGGCACCGTGCTCCGGACGGGTGCCGTGCGAGCGCGTGGGCCGGGGACGTACGGGCGTACGAACAGGCGCGGCCGTCCCGGCTACCGCCCAACTGCCTCTCCCCCATTGACAGCCCCCTGCCCTGCCGATGCCGACGACGGTCGGCGAGCACTACGTTACGGGCAGTACGCGCCCCAAGTCCGGTTCTCCGAGCAGGTATACAGCCGGGTGCGAGCAGTGCCCGAGCGCCACCGACGCCCGCGTACGCGTACAAGTGCCCGGCGGGGCAAGGGAAACCAAGGTCCGGGGCGGTGCCGGCAGAGAGGAGAGAGGGCGGCCCGCGACGGGTGCCCGGCGCTCGACGGGGTCAGCCGACGGGCGCGGACTCCGGGAGGAGGCGGCGGGCGACGCGGCAGGCCCGGCCCAGCAGTTGAGGGAGTTCACCGCTCCCGCGGGCGAGGAGCCGGCCGGGGACGGTCCGCGATCGTACCGGCCCCAGCGTCCACCGGCGCCAGTCGTCGGCAGCGTCGACCGCGGCCGGCGGATCGTCCTCGGAGGCGACGACGAGCACCGGGGTGGTGAGCGGTCCGGCCCGCCAGGGTCTGCCGGCCGCCTCGCGCAGGTCCTGGGCCAGCTCCAGGTCCGCGCGGAGCACCGGCAGTACGGCCCGCAGCATGATCCCCTCGTCGCTGCCGGGCGGCACGACTCGCCCGCCGCCGAGGACATGCAGCAGGTCGGTGTCCGTCGCCCGGCGGACGTCCGGCAGCTCTGCGGGCGGGAGGGGCGGGGGCCAGGCGCCGACGCCGAGGAACACCGGGCCCGGCAGGCCCTTCTCGTGCAGGGCACGGACCACGGTGAGCGCCGCCAGCGAGCCGAGTCCGTGCCCGTACAGGGCGTACGGGCCGGGGCGGGGGACCGTGAACAGCGGCAGCACCTCGGCGAGAAGCCCCGTGCGCGTGGTCAACCGGGGCTCGGTACGCCGCTGGGTACAACCCGGCAGAAGGACCGGGACCGGCTCCACACCGGGTCCCACGTCCGCCGCCCAGTCGCCGAAGGCGAAGACGCCCTCGGCGGAGTGTCCGAAGCAGTACAACCGAACCGGCCGGTCGACCGACATGTGCGCCCCCTGTTCCGCGTCCGCTCCTGGTACCGCCCGGGGCGGAGATTCGATGATTGCCGGGCCGGCTCGAACGCGGCTGGAGACCTGGCCGAGACCGCGGCTCCGAGCACACGGCCCGCGGCCAGGTCCTGACCGCTGGATATCTCCGGGGAGCCGCCCCGGTGGTGTGCGCGGGTACGCCGCGAGGCGCGGGACCGTCCCCCGTACGGCCCTGCCCCCGGTGTCCCCACGAACGTTGCCGACGAGGTGGAATCCGAACCGGGCGACCCCGGGTCCTCGCCACGGCTGTCCCGGGATCGTGACGATCCGCCGGACGGCTACTAGCTAGGCGGCGTACCGGTCGAAGGTGGAGCCGCGGCGCAGGCCGGCCACCACGTCGAGTTCGGGATCGACCGCGAGCATCGCCTGGTGCAGGCGCTGGAGTTGGGTTGAGGGCTCCACCCCGAGTTCCTCTATCAGCCCCTCCCGCAGTCTCCGGTACACGTTCAGGGCGCCGGCCTGCCGCCCGGACCGGTACAGCGCCACCATCGCCTGCGCGTGCAGGCCTTCGTGCTGGGGGTGACGGGCGATCAGGTCGACCAGTTCGGCGACGAGTTCGGCGTGCCGGCCGAGCCGCAGATCGGCGTCGATACGCCGCTCGGTGGTCATCAGCCGGGACTCCTCCAGCCGCGTGACCTCAATGTCCAGGACCGGGCCGAGCCGTACGTCGACCAGCGCGGGCCCCTGCCACAGGGCGAGGGCCTGCCGGAAACTACGGGCGGCCCGCCGGTCGTCCCCCGACTCGAAGGCTTCCTGGCCCTCGGCGACCAGGCGTTCGTAGGTGTAGACGTCCACGGACTCCGGCGGGATGCGCAGCAGGTAACCGCCGTGCCGAGTGGCCAGAACGTTCTTCGCCCCGCCCGGGACGCCGGGCCCCATCGCGGAGCCGAGGCAGCGGCGCAGTTGCATGATGTACGTCTGGAGCGTGGTCATCGCGCTCTGCGGCAGCTCCGTCCCCCAGATCTCCTCCATCAGCGTCGACACCGGCAGGACGCGGCTCGGGTACAACGCCAGAAGGGCGAGAACCTGTCGTGGCTTTCCGGCGGTCGGGACGATCGAGTCCCCGTTCTCGGCGGCACTCAGCGGGCCTAAAACCTGAATCTCCATTGCTCTCCCCGTTCGTCGTCGGGTACTCCCGATGGCGGAAATTCGTCGGCGAACCAGCACGCTAACCCCACGCGCACCGGAGGCACCGGTTCCTTCAGCGGCACTTGAGTAATCCTCCAACCGCAGTTAAACGGGGAGTGCGAACCACGCAAGCAGAAGACAAACCCGTGGACATACCGCGAACGCCCTTGTACACACGGGCACCGACCGTGCTAATGCCCGAAGGTCCCCCATGCCTGCTCCGGTGCGGATGCGGGTGCGGGTGTGAGCTCCGGCTCGGGTACGAGGGAGGGCTCGGGCGCGGCGGCCGGCGGCCGGGAGCCGGCGCAGAGCAGGGTGCCCAGGTCCCGCCGGTCGGCGAGGAGCGGCAGCAGCAACTCCCAGGAGCGGGTGATGTTCTGCCGGGACAGCCAGGACGCGTCCCTGCCGCCCAGCACTTCGAAGCCCGTGGTCGCGGCGACGATGACACGAGCGGCGACGGTCCAGGGCACCCCCCGCGCGAGCGCGCCGCTGCTCTCGGCCCGGCACAGGCTGTCCTCGACCCAGCGCTGCCACTCCTTGTGCAGCGGGGACACGGCACGGCGAGCGATGTCACCGGCGAGCCCGAAGCCCCCGCGGACCACGACGTCCTGAGCGAGGGCGGCCATCAGCTCGTGCGTGGCGTCCACCACCGCTTGCAGGGAGTCGCCCTGCCGGGCCCGCGCCGACTCGGTGAGCCGGCGGACGGTCTCGGCGGCCTCCGCCTCGACCGCCTCGGCGAGCACGCCCTTGTTCGCGAAGTGGAAGTGCAGCGCCCCGTTGCTGACACCGGCCCGTTTGCTGATGACCGTCAGCGACGCGGGGACGAAACCCACCTCGGCGAACGTCTCGGCCGCGGCCCGTATCAGCGAACGCCGCGTGCGGGCGGCCCGCTCCTGTCTGACCATGCTCTGCCTCCTGGGCAACAGGCACTGAGGGGTGCCGCGCCCTGCGGGACCGCAGGCCGGCGCGGGTGCCACGCGGCGCCACTCACGGCGCCACCGGCCGCATTCGCGGTCGGCAGGGTCACGCGGAACAGACTAACAAACCGCTTGAGCGGTTTCATATACGAGGGCTGTGAACATCATTGATCATCACCGCCCACCGGACACGGGCGGACCGGCACCCACGACGGGCACGGACGCGGGTACAGGTGGGCCGAACGCGCGGCGCAGGGAAGGGGCGCGGGGCGACCGCCGCAGCGGAGACCGGAGCGGAGCCGGCGCAGGGCGGAAGTTCGCCGTGGTGGGACTTGTCTGTCGTCACATCACTGCGATGCGCGGCCGCATACCGCGGGCGGGGGCTTCATGTGTGCGCTCCTGGCCGGGGCCGTGCCCGCAGGGCTGTGGGGCGCCCTGCGGAGGCCGGGGAGGAGTCGGGCCACGCCCAAGTCCAGGGACCGGACGGACTCCCGGGTCACGCCGCCGCGGCTCGGACCCTTGGCCGGGACGGCCGAAGCGAGGGGCGGAGTGGGCGGGCGGCCGAAGGAGACGACGCCGGCCGTGGCAGGAGCGAGGTCGGAGTCGGCGTCGACGGCACAGCGGCCGTCACGAGATCGTGCGAGTGGTCCCCCTGGGACCCGGGCGGGTCGGCTTCCGGAAGGCGACCGGACCGGACCGTTCCCGGCAGACCCACGCCTTTCGGGGCCGTCGTGTTTTCGTCAGTTGACGCGTAAGGAGTTCGTACTGCCGCCCTTGCGGGGTCCGGGGACAGGAGCCACGGCGGGCGTCTGCTGCTCCGCCAGTGGGGTCTCCGGTGCGGCGGTCAGGATGGACTGCTGGAGCTGGCGCAGCCGCGACGAGGGCTCCAGCCCCAGGTCCCGTACCAGGGTGCCGCGCAGTCGGTGGTAGACGTCCAGGGCCTCGCCGCGCCGGCCCGAACGGTGCAGCGCCAGCATGAACTGGGCGTGCAGATTCTCGTGAGTGCTGTAGCGACTGGTCAGCACGGTGAGTTCCGCCAGCAGTTCGCGGTGCCGGCCGAGCCGGAGATCGGCCTCGATGCGCTGGTCGAGGGCGCACAGCCGGCCCTCCTCCAGCCGCCTGGCCTCCATCTCCAACTGCGCACCGGTCTGCACGTCGGCGAAGGCGGAGCCGGTCCACAGGGCAAGCGCCTCGCGCAGCAGCCGCGAGGCACCCTGGAAGTCCCCCTGGTCGATCGCGCGGTAGCCCATGCCCGCGAGGCGTTCGAACTCACGGACGTCACTGCTGCCCTCGCCCAGAACGAGCATGTACCCGCCGGGCGAGGTGACCAGGACGTCCTTGGCCCTGCGCCGCGAGGGCGAGCCCGAATCGACGCCGGGCTCCTGCCGGTCCAGCGCGAGCGCGATGAGGTCGCGCAGTTGCAGCACATAGGTCTGCAGCGTGGTGCGAGCACTGCGCGGTGGCTTGCCCGCCCACAGCTCGTCGATGAGGGCGGAGACCGGCACCACCCGGTCGGCATGCAGCGCCAGCAGGGCGAGCACCTGCCGGGGCTTCGGCGCGGTGGGGGCGACGGACACCCCGTTCTCTCTGACGTCCAATACGCCCAATACGTCGATCCGCACGCCGTTGCCCCCTAGTTGAGTGTGCAGTCATCCGGCACCTCACGAGTACAAAACAGGACAGACGGTTTGTCAACAGCAAACCGCTCGCGCTGTTTCGATGCACCGTACAGCAGAGCCTCTCTCAACTCTCCTTATAAAACGCTGACTTGGGCGTTTCTCTCCTTCGCACCCGCCGCCCCACAGGGCCACATCGGGGTGCCACTCGCGCCCGGTGAACGAGCGGCCTTGCACCCTGAGCGCTGTTTTCGGACAGGGCGAACAGACCGGCCGTGCTGCTCGGCCGGCGCAGTGGTCACAGATGTGCAGTTACTGCGGCGGGTTGCCGTGCTTGCGGGACGGCAGGTCCGCGTGCTTCGTACGGAGCATCGCGAGGGCCGAGACGAGGACCTCGCGGGTCTCGGCCGGGTCGATGACGTCGTCGACCAGACCGCGCTCCGCGGCGTAGTAGGGGTGCATCAGCTCGGCCTTGTACTCCTTGACCATGCGTACGCGCATGGCCTCGGGGTCCTCGGCCTCGGCGATCTGCTTGCGGAAGATGACGTTGGCGGCGCCTTCCGCGCCCATCACCGCGATCTCGTTGGTGGGCCAGGCGTAGGTGAGGTCGGCGCCGATGGACTGGGAGTCCATGACGATGTAAGCACCCCCGTACGCCTTGCGCAGGATGAGCGAGATCCGGGGCACGGTCGCGTTGCAGTACGCGTACAGCAGCTTCGCGCCGTGGCGGATGATGCCGCCGTGCTCCTGGTCGACGCCGGGCAGGAAGCCGGGCACGTCCAGCAGGGTGACGATCGGGATGTTGAAGGCGTCGCACATCTGGACGAAGCGCGCGGCCTTTTCGGACGCCTCGATGTCCAGGACACCGGCGAGGGACTGCGGCTGGTTGGCGACGATGCCGACCACGCGGCCGTCGAGCCGGGACAGCGTGCAGATGATGTTGGTGGCCCAGCGCTCGTGGATCTCCAGGAAGTCGCCGTCGTCGACGAGTTCCTCGATGACCTTGCGCATGTCGTAGGGGCGGTTGCCGTCCGCCGGGACCAGGTCCAGGAGCACGTCGGAGCGGCGGTCGGCCGGGTCCTCGGACTCGGTGGTGGGCGGGTTCTCGCGGTTGTTGGAGGGGAGCATCGCCAGCAGGTAGCGGACCTCGGCGATGCACGTCTCCTCGTCGTCGTACGCGAAGTGCGCGACGCCCGAGGTCTCGGCGTGCACGTCCGCGCCGCCGAGGCCGTTCTGGGTGATCTCCTCACCGGTGACCGCCTTGACGACGTCGGGGCCGGTGATGAACATCTGCGACGTCTCACGGACCATGAACACGAAGTCGGTCAGGGCGGGGCTGTAGGCCGCGCCGCCCGCGCACGGGCCGAGCATCACGCTGATCTGCGGGATGACACCGGAAGCCCTGGTGTTGCGCTGGAAGATGCCGCCGTAACCCGCGAGGGCGCAGACGCCCTCCTGAATACGCGCGCCCGCCCCGTCGTTGAGCGAGACGAGCGGCGCACCGGCCGCGAGAGCCATGTCCATGATCTTGTGGATCTTGGTGGCGTGGGCCTCGCCCAGCGCGCCGCCGAAGATCCGGAAGTCGTGCGCGTACACGAAGACCGTGCGGCCGTCGACGGTCCCCCAGCCGGTGACCACCCCGTCCGTGTACGGCTTCTTCGCCTCCAGGCCGAACCCGGTGGCCCGGTGCCTGCGCAGCTGTTCGACCTCCCGGAAGGAGCCCTCGTCGAGCAGCAGCGCGATGCGCTCGCGGGCGGTCAGCTTGCCCTTGGCGTGCTGCGCCTCGGTCGCGCGGTCGCTCGGCCCCGCCACAGCCCGGGCCTTGATCACGTGCAGCTCCGCCACATGACCGTGCAGATCGCCCGGTCCCGCGGCGGCCGGCACGGAGGCAGTCTTCATCGCCATCCCTGGTCCCTTCCTGGGACAAGGCCGGGAGATCTCGCCCGGCCTTGTGGAGAACATTCCCCAACCGCGTGTGCGGTCGCGTTTCCCGTGGCGGACTGCGCGCCGTGCGGTGGCGGCAGGCTCACCGCCAACTGCCGGGCGCCACGTAGCCCCCGGGCCGCTTCCACCAGTCCCACCCCCGTGGCAATCCACGAGCGGTCTCCGCCCGTGCCTGCGCCCGCAGCGCGAGCAACACCACCGCCACCGCGGCGAGTTCCTCCTCACCGGCCCGGCCGCGTTCCAGGCGGAGCACCGCCGGTGCACGCTCCATCCGTCCCACCCCCTGTCTCCTCGAGCCCGGTCATGGTCGATCAGGAGACTAGAGAAGCGCTGAGGGACCGCTTGAGGTCCGCCACGGGCGGTCCGGACAACCGGCCCTGAGAACCGCGAGTCGACCATGCGCCAGGAGGGCGGGACACCGCGATGTTGTCCGAGGTTCCCCCTGGCCAGCGGCCGAAAACATGCGGCTCACATCAGGCCCGCGGGGCCCGATAGGGAACCACCCCTTCCACAAGCGGTGCAGACGGAGGGCCCCGTACCGCTGGAATGCAAACAGGTCGGTATGTATGTTCGCCACCCGTACACCCACACCGACA
Proteins encoded in this window:
- a CDS encoding acyl-CoA carboxylase subunit beta encodes the protein MKTASVPAAAGPGDLHGHVAELHVIKARAVAGPSDRATEAQHAKGKLTARERIALLLDEGSFREVEQLRRHRATGFGLEAKKPYTDGVVTGWGTVDGRTVFVYAHDFRIFGGALGEAHATKIHKIMDMALAAGAPLVSLNDGAGARIQEGVCALAGYGGIFQRNTRASGVIPQISVMLGPCAGGAAYSPALTDFVFMVRETSQMFITGPDVVKAVTGEEITQNGLGGADVHAETSGVAHFAYDDEETCIAEVRYLLAMLPSNNRENPPTTESEDPADRRSDVLLDLVPADGNRPYDMRKVIEELVDDGDFLEIHERWATNIICTLSRLDGRVVGIVANQPQSLAGVLDIEASEKAARFVQMCDAFNIPIVTLLDVPGFLPGVDQEHGGIIRHGAKLLYAYCNATVPRISLILRKAYGGAYIVMDSQSIGADLTYAWPTNEIAVMGAEGAANVIFRKQIAEAEDPEAMRVRMVKEYKAELMHPYYAAERGLVDDVIDPAETREVLVSALAMLRTKHADLPSRKHGNPPQ
- a CDS encoding acyl-CoA carboxylase epsilon subunit; amino-acid sequence: MERAPAVLRLERGRAGEEELAAVAVVLLALRAQARAETARGLPRGWDWWKRPGGYVAPGSWR
- a CDS encoding AfsR/SARP family transcriptional regulator, translated to MEIQVLGPLSAAENGDSIVPTAGKPRQVLALLALYPSRVLPVSTLMEEIWGTELPQSAMTTLQTYIMQLRRCLGSAMGPGVPGGAKNVLATRHGGYLLRIPPESVDVYTYERLVAEGQEAFESGDDRRAARSFRQALALWQGPALVDVRLGPVLDIEVTRLEESRLMTTERRIDADLRLGRHAELVAELVDLIARHPQHEGLHAQAMVALYRSGRQAGALNVYRRLREGLIEELGVEPSTQLQRLHQAMLAVDPELDVVAGLRRGSTFDRYAA
- a CDS encoding ScbR family autoregulator-binding transcription factor; amino-acid sequence: MVRQERAARTRRSLIRAAAETFAEVGFVPASLTVISKRAGVSNGALHFHFANKGVLAEAVEAEAAETVRRLTESARARQGDSLQAVVDATHELMAALAQDVVVRGGFGLAGDIARRAVSPLHKEWQRWVEDSLCRAESSGALARGVPWTVAARVIVAATTGFEVLGGRDASWLSRQNITRSWELLLPLLADRRDLGTLLCAGSRPPAAAPEPSLVPEPELTPAPASAPEQAWGTFGH
- a CDS encoding condensation domain-containing protein — its product is MTAHHFPHAPISVVVDPGRPPYPAPWDVELHGPLDAAALERLLGELTAEDAGRPAWRHRLLRHGPDHHTLRFSEPHGAPAAFIAGRVADRLTQPPPADRPLTPAQRAALARPGERRYEVLLLEPVPVPDTAALREALRNVVAAHPQLRSRLDATDGWRTARAADASAGGQDPLAEGEFTDEAGYAALLESAGGTLDAHTGTQLRAVLARDRRTAGPRADRLALVVHELAVDTASRRILLDDLTAALGTATGGPQPVRDDALTDWLAELRELAGDTAEARHWTQVAGRRSRETARALPTGTPGQGDTSAADPASGRGDAYDAAPSSGRGEASGAAPVVARDDALGVAPSPAPGDAPSATPLPAPDERPGAAPVFASGDPSEPAPLPALGQRPDAAASPVRGGASGAAPVSEPGDTPRAVPDEVRRRAGFVLAEEITERITHGLARRLALTTGEVLIGVFALALGHRQGSGSVGFDVLGDPRAGRHGLRRHVGRLAEPYPVQLTLDTGLGPLGRLTALVDSLAACAGRAGAGAGFGACREWSPDPQTHRALREMPPAQTCLLLGDPPPGSAPPTHRVEVRAHVRDGRLYVDLNWTTDPDEGVTDTSVHALARQLRKLLAELADSPAARVLPAFRATPQQAALHAGGDTRPGTGRHVEQLVWIWHGPLDTARFTASWQSVLDCETVLRTAFTDDDEPRLVVHERVTPDIARRTFRDGDWSALLEQDRLRGFQLRRPGALRLTLLEREPAPPEEPIWILVTYHRALLDSRSANILLREFYRAYLAGGTLPGGERRPDLRDYTTWAAAQDPRPAQDLWAGRTPPDGAASWPGRPAGPTGLTGTGHTRLRLDSVETTRLTRWAATWGIAESSVLQAVWALLIHWGSGATASAPVRFTVTVSGRGVLFDGAALMPGPLRNPLPMHVDVDPAATLPDLLRQLRERALDLAAYEWVPGDWIHAWDGRGSRDTGCTDTVVVFEDSPHPVDGLEAELAVHGIKAEFPVTVPARCAPPVGLLAHHDSAGGLVLTGVYDRALFNADAAAELLAQSAMLLRTLSLSAGEHTTVGEVLGILEDSAVPHPGVGVAARRVGPLVTLRAAGHERAGTICLIPPPGAPATCYDLLSDLYPGPQELLVLRTGADGARDALASYAAGRSLLLGGYSGAGALACDLARHIAEDGGRPPRVVLADRARDEQERARDLARALRDAGVPEGPAPAARREAEADPVTEQQ
- a CDS encoding thioesterase domain-containing protein; translated protein: MSVDRPVRLYCFGHSAEGVFAFGDWAADVGPGVEPVPVLLPGCTQRRTEPRLTTRTGLLAEVLPLFTVPRPGPYALYGHGLGSLAALTVVRALHEKGLPGPVFLGVGAWPPPLPPAELPDVRRATDTDLLHVLGGGRVVPPGSDEGIMLRAVLPVLRADLELAQDLREAAGRPWRAGPLTTPVLVVASEDDPPAAVDAADDWRRWTLGPVRSRTVPGRLLARGSGELPQLLGRACRVARRLLPESAPVG
- a CDS encoding AfsR/SARP family transcriptional regulator; translated protein: MRIDVLGVLDVRENGVSVAPTAPKPRQVLALLALHADRVVPVSALIDELWAGKPPRSARTTLQTYVLQLRDLIALALDRQEPGVDSGSPSRRRAKDVLVTSPGGYMLVLGEGSSDVREFERLAGMGYRAIDQGDFQGASRLLREALALWTGSAFADVQTGAQLEMEARRLEEGRLCALDQRIEADLRLGRHRELLAELTVLTSRYSTHENLHAQFMLALHRSGRRGEALDVYHRLRGTLVRDLGLEPSSRLRQLQQSILTAAPETPLAEQQTPAVAPVPGPRKGGSTNSLRVN